A region of Streptomyces sp. WMMC500 DNA encodes the following proteins:
- a CDS encoding peptidoglycan-binding domain-containing protein, translated as MRPRACRTCGEPLQEQGGQGCACGAGGAEGGAGARAGGTPGRERPLVRPYVMKAPGPVGGRDGAGSGADGPPAPETSLPATQAAGGPPPGALPPGALPPGALPPGALPPGALPPGALPPGAPTAGGTLAVPYGLVGAAPEGPADADLGLFADDSAGGAPRGPYDDADDLGDLGGPAGPYDPRRHRDRLAARRRRRLTLVLTVGGVVAALSAGLLGSGLFSDDGNDDRAVPKPDTITAVPTGGGTEPGPEDTRSGAPTAAPDGENPAEPSATTSDRAAGGTGTGEGDPDAEPTGHTEAGQVTAAPPGSDPDPTAPADPTDGTTPDDPDDPPPPPTLRQGDAGREVTEMQKRLTEAGYGNFLLDSEGEFGWFTRQEVERFQRNHDVEGDDSGVYGPATRRALESMTKEP; from the coding sequence GTGAGACCTCGCGCATGCCGCACCTGCGGCGAGCCGCTCCAGGAGCAGGGCGGGCAGGGCTGCGCCTGCGGCGCGGGTGGTGCGGAGGGCGGTGCCGGGGCGCGCGCGGGGGGTACGCCGGGGCGGGAGAGGCCGCTGGTACGGCCGTACGTCATGAAGGCACCGGGTCCGGTAGGGGGGCGGGACGGCGCGGGCTCCGGGGCGGACGGGCCGCCGGCCCCGGAGACGTCGCTCCCGGCGACGCAGGCCGCGGGCGGGCCGCCGCCCGGTGCGCTGCCGCCCGGAGCACTGCCGCCTGGAGCACTGCCTCCCGGAGCGCTGCCCCCCGGGGCACTGCCTCCCGGAGCGCTGCCCCCCGGAGCACCGACCGCCGGCGGCACCCTCGCCGTCCCCTACGGCCTCGTCGGCGCTGCGCCGGAGGGCCCCGCGGACGCGGACCTCGGCCTGTTCGCCGACGACTCCGCCGGCGGCGCCCCGCGCGGCCCGTACGACGACGCGGACGACCTCGGTGATCTCGGCGGTCCCGCCGGCCCGTACGACCCGCGCCGGCACCGCGACCGCCTCGCCGCCCGCCGGCGCCGCCGTCTGACGCTCGTCCTCACCGTCGGCGGCGTCGTGGCCGCGCTCAGCGCGGGGCTCCTCGGCTCGGGGCTGTTCTCGGACGACGGGAACGACGACCGCGCCGTACCGAAGCCGGACACCATCACCGCCGTGCCCACCGGCGGCGGTACGGAGCCCGGCCCCGAGGACACCCGCAGCGGCGCCCCGACCGCCGCCCCCGACGGCGAGAACCCGGCGGAGCCCAGCGCGACCACCTCCGACCGCGCCGCCGGCGGCACCGGGACCGGGGAGGGCGACCCGGACGCCGAGCCCACGGGACACACCGAAGCCGGCCAGGTCACCGCCGCCCCGCCCGGCTCCGACCCCGACCCCACCGCGCCCGCCGACCCCACCGACGGCACCACCCCCGACGACCCCGACGACCCCCCGCCGCCGCCCACCCTGCGCCAGGGCGACGCGGGCCGGGAGGTCACCGAGATGCAGAAGCGGCTCACCGAGGCCGGCTACGGCAACTTCCTGCTCGACAGCGAAGGCGAGTTCGGCTGGTTCACGCGGCAAGAGGTCGAGCGCTTCCAGCGGAACCACGACGTCGAGGGCGACGACAGCGGTGTCTACGGTCCGGCGACGCGCCGCGCGCTGGAGTCGATGACGAAGGAGCCCTGA
- a CDS encoding XRE family transcriptional regulator, with protein sequence MDDQPTVGAVIGQIAPRLRRARENKGVSLAGLARATGISTSTLSRLESGQRKPSLELLLPVTAALGIPLDEIVVAPRIVDPRVPQQPTTKDGRVLIPLSRQQGEPRAYKMTIPAHDKEPHLRTHAGYEWLYVLRGRLRVRLADRDFVMAAGEAAEFDCQIPHWFGAAGRGPVELLSLFGKSGERIHLRTARR encoded by the coding sequence ATGGACGACCAGCCCACCGTCGGCGCCGTCATCGGCCAGATCGCTCCCCGGCTGCGCCGCGCCCGCGAGAACAAGGGCGTCAGCCTCGCCGGCCTCGCGCGCGCCACCGGCATCTCGACCAGCACGCTGTCCCGGCTGGAGTCCGGGCAGCGCAAGCCGAGCCTGGAGCTGCTCCTGCCGGTGACCGCGGCCCTCGGCATCCCCCTCGACGAGATCGTCGTCGCACCCCGCATCGTGGATCCGCGGGTGCCCCAGCAGCCCACCACGAAGGACGGCCGGGTGCTGATCCCGCTCTCGCGGCAGCAGGGAGAGCCGCGCGCGTACAAGATGACCATCCCGGCCCACGACAAGGAACCGCACCTGCGGACGCACGCGGGCTACGAATGGCTCTACGTGCTGCGCGGGCGCCTGCGCGTACGACTCGCCGACCGCGACTTCGTCATGGCCGCCGGCGAAGCCGCCGAGTTCGACTGCCAGATCCCGCACTGGTTCGGCGCCGCGGGCCGCGGGCCCGTCGAACTGCTCAGCCTCTTCGGGAAGTCGGGCGAACGCATCCACCTGCGCACCGCCCGCCGCTAG
- a CDS encoding MFS transporter, translated as MPRAVYVLAVGIFAMVTSEFVVAGLMPQMAAGLNSTVPQIGYLITAFAVAMAVGGPFLTIALMKLRPKQALLILFAVFLVGNALAATAGSYGVMLTARIITGIASQAFFGIAISVCSSITRAEIRGRAIGVVMNGLMLGTLLGLPMATFIGGNLGWRAAFWAISALTVIAAAATFLGIPPLDRPGSAASTFREEIQVFRRPRLWLVLTTSTLIIGATFSAFSYFNPILTEVSGFSEQSVPALLIAYGAATVIGNTVVGRLADRWTVAVQATGLALNIAFLTLFALLAHVGATAALLMMGIGLVGVTMNPAMATRVQRTGNPGPLVNTVHSSFITLGIIIGSSAGGFFVDTFGLRSPLWLGAALAVLGLLSLLPELRRAPGTPPTADNHPPSTSPRTDTHPPTPAKTGRS; from the coding sequence ATGCCACGCGCTGTGTACGTACTGGCAGTCGGCATCTTCGCCATGGTGACCAGCGAGTTCGTCGTCGCCGGACTCATGCCGCAGATGGCGGCCGGACTGAATTCGACCGTCCCGCAGATCGGCTACCTGATCACCGCGTTCGCCGTCGCGATGGCGGTCGGTGGCCCTTTTCTGACCATCGCGCTCATGAAACTGCGCCCCAAGCAGGCGCTGCTCATCCTCTTCGCCGTCTTCCTCGTCGGCAACGCCCTGGCCGCGACTGCCGGCAGCTACGGCGTCATGCTTACTGCCCGCATCATCACCGGTATCGCCTCACAGGCGTTCTTCGGCATCGCGATCTCGGTGTGCTCCTCGATCACACGTGCGGAAATCCGCGGCCGCGCCATCGGCGTGGTCATGAACGGCCTCATGCTCGGCACCTTGCTCGGTCTGCCCATGGCCACCTTCATCGGCGGCAACCTGGGGTGGCGGGCCGCCTTCTGGGCCATCTCGGCTCTCACCGTCATCGCGGCCGCAGCGACCTTCCTCGGAATTCCCCCGCTCGACCGCCCCGGCAGCGCGGCAAGCACCTTCCGCGAGGAGATCCAGGTCTTCCGCCGGCCCCGCCTGTGGCTGGTGCTCACCACGAGCACGCTGATCATCGGCGCCACCTTCTCCGCCTTCAGCTACTTCAACCCGATCCTCACCGAGGTCAGCGGCTTCAGCGAACAGAGCGTGCCCGCCCTGCTCATCGCCTACGGTGCCGCCACCGTCATCGGCAACACCGTCGTCGGTCGCCTCGCCGACCGGTGGACGGTCGCAGTGCAGGCGACCGGGCTCGCCCTCAACATCGCGTTCCTGACCCTTTTCGCCCTCCTCGCCCACGTGGGCGCCACCGCCGCCCTCCTCATGATGGGCATCGGCCTCGTCGGCGTGACGATGAACCCGGCCATGGCGACCCGCGTCCAGCGCACCGGCAATCCCGGGCCCCTCGTGAACACGGTCCACTCCTCCTTCATCACCCTCGGCATCATCATCGGCTCGTCCGCCGGCGGCTTCTTCGTGGACACCTTCGGGCTGCGCTCCCCGCTGTGGCTCGGCGCCGCTCTCGCCGTCCTCGGCCTCCTCAGCCTGCTGCCGGAACTGCGACGGGCACCCGGCACCCCACCCACGGCAGACAACCACCCGCCGTCCACCTCCCCCCGAACGGACACCCATCCACCGACGCCGGCGAAGACCGGGCGTAGCTGA
- a CDS encoding helix-turn-helix domain-containing protein: MARPRTFDEESALEGAMRLFWEKGYESASTQDLCEATGLGRSSIYNTFASKHALFIRALAHYLDTMAEGQAAILEDAVQGSVARLRNLLSSVIAIEEANRREGLGIGCLGVNSSVELSLRDPEAAGLLQRDLRRRLGRLQDVITSGQQAGEISQARSAREFALFLNAAIAGMRVSAQSGLDGLALEAIAGATLGALTP; the protein is encoded by the coding sequence ATGGCACGACCGAGGACCTTCGACGAGGAGAGCGCCCTTGAAGGCGCCATGCGCCTGTTCTGGGAGAAGGGGTACGAGTCCGCATCGACCCAGGATCTCTGCGAGGCGACCGGCCTGGGCCGCAGCAGCATCTACAACACCTTCGCCAGCAAGCATGCGTTGTTCATCCGTGCGCTGGCGCACTATCTCGACACCATGGCCGAGGGGCAGGCGGCCATCCTGGAGGACGCGGTCCAGGGGTCTGTCGCCCGCCTGCGGAACCTGCTCTCCTCGGTCATCGCCATCGAAGAGGCCAACCGCCGCGAGGGGCTGGGCATCGGCTGCCTGGGGGTCAACAGCAGCGTGGAGCTCTCCCTGCGCGACCCGGAAGCCGCCGGGCTGCTGCAGCGCGACCTGAGGCGACGCCTCGGAAGGCTCCAGGACGTCATTACGTCCGGCCAACAGGCCGGCGAGATCTCCCAGGCGCGCAGCGCCCGCGAGTTCGCCCTGTTCCTCAACGCCGCCATCGCCGGGATGCGCGTCTCGGCCCAGAGCGGGCTCGACGGCCTCGCGCTGGAGGCGATCGCCGGAGCCACCCTGGGTGCCCTGACCCCTTGA
- a CDS encoding MFS transporter — translation MRTDDELTGTGRQGRAGGGRGPGRKDTRLPAGVYLLAFSLFAMGTAEFLLAGVLPDVAGDLGVSLSSAGYLITAFALGVVLGGPPFAVLSLRWPRRTALLATQGVFAAGIAVGLLGGYEVLLVTRVVSGVAYAGFFAVASVTAIGLVTPDRNARASGVVVSGLSVAMIAGGPAGTLLSHFVEWRGGFWAVVALTLAGMAGCYAGIPAGAGAGAGAGAGAGAGPGAGPGAGPGPGAGPGARKAGESRPSVARELAAIRNPHLWGIYAITILTTAAYMITFNYLAAMLDEITALPEVWIPAILALFGVGAFVGLSVGGRVSDRRPHAALLTGAVALVILSLAMTVAIRHAWVVTPTVFVLGVAAFVLNPALYGRVFALAAHAPTLAGATTVSAFQLGISGTPLLAAAALTRGADLTAVCLIGAVLAGCAVPFILADRARAARAGGGAGR, via the coding sequence ATGCGGACGGACGACGAACTCACGGGGACCGGCCGGCAGGGGCGGGCGGGCGGCGGCCGGGGGCCGGGACGGAAGGACACGCGGCTGCCCGCGGGGGTGTATCTGCTCGCCTTCAGCCTCTTCGCCATGGGGACGGCGGAGTTCCTGCTCGCGGGCGTGCTGCCGGACGTGGCCGGCGACCTGGGCGTCTCGCTCTCCTCGGCGGGCTATCTGATCACCGCCTTCGCCCTGGGGGTCGTCCTCGGCGGCCCGCCGTTCGCGGTGCTCAGCCTGCGCTGGCCGCGCCGCACCGCGCTGCTGGCGACGCAGGGCGTCTTCGCCGCGGGGATCGCCGTCGGCCTGCTGGGCGGGTACGAGGTCCTGCTGGTGACCCGGGTCGTCTCCGGCGTCGCGTACGCGGGCTTCTTCGCGGTGGCGTCGGTGACCGCGATCGGCCTGGTCACCCCGGACCGCAACGCCCGCGCGTCGGGCGTGGTGGTCAGCGGGCTGAGCGTGGCGATGATCGCCGGCGGCCCGGCGGGGACGCTGCTGAGCCACTTCGTCGAGTGGCGGGGCGGCTTCTGGGCGGTCGTCGCGCTGACGCTGGCGGGGATGGCGGGCTGCTACGCGGGCATCCCGGCGGGTGCCGGTGCCGGTGCCGGTGCCGGTGCCGGTGCCGGTGCCGGTCCCGGTGCCGGACCCGGTGCCGGACCCGGTCCCGGTGCTGGTCCGGGTGCGCGGAAGGCGGGGGAGTCGCGGCCGAGTGTGGCGCGGGAACTCGCCGCGATCCGCAATCCGCACCTGTGGGGGATCTACGCGATCACGATCCTGACCACCGCGGCGTACATGATCACGTTCAACTACCTCGCGGCCATGCTCGACGAGATCACCGCCCTGCCCGAGGTCTGGATCCCCGCGATCCTCGCGCTCTTCGGCGTCGGCGCGTTCGTCGGCCTGTCCGTGGGCGGTCGCGTCTCCGACCGGCGCCCGCACGCGGCGCTGCTGACCGGCGCGGTGGCACTCGTAATCCTGTCGCTGGCGATGACGGTCGCGATCCGCCACGCCTGGGTCGTGACGCCCACGGTCTTCGTGCTGGGCGTCGCGGCGTTCGTCCTCAATCCGGCCCTCTACGGCCGCGTCTTCGCCCTCGCGGCGCACGCGCCGACCCTCGCGGGGGCCACCACGGTCTCGGCCTTCCAACTGGGCATCAGCGGCACGCCGCTCCTCGCGGCGGCGGCGCTGACCCGGGGCGCGGACCTGACGGCGGTCTGCCTGATAGGCGCGGTGCTCGCCGGGTGCGCGGTCCCCTTCATCCTGGCCGACCGCGCGCGGGCGGCGCGCGCGGGCGGCGGAGCCGGCAGGTAG